AATAAGTAAGTAATCTGAATTAATTGTTAGATAGTGGCACAGGCTTCTGGTTCTTTGTATTTTATCTTTGATTGTAACCAGCTACTTAGTTGATGATAGGTGGTGCGTCAGGAATTTTTGCCGTCTAACGCACCCTACGTTTTACTATTGCCTATGTACTCGCAATTTTTCAATTAATTGAGATAATTTCTGGTCAGAAGCGGCAGTAATAAAGTCTAATTTAAACTTTTGTCCCTGACTGAGATATTCTGCATAACTAGACAGAAGAAAAGGACGAAACTTGTCATTATCGGCAATATAAACTTCAAAAAAAGCGACAAATAAAGCCCCCGCGTAATCCCCGATTAAATTTTGATCGGGTAAAGTGATATTGACCACAGACTTCAGTGTTTTTTGCATTCCTGCATCCAATTCTGTAAAATTTACATGAGCTTGTCCCTCGACCATGGCCAGATATTTATCCGGGGTTTTTAACCAAGTAAAAGGAATGGCCTGTTCAAAAATCGGATTAGCTGCCGGGTCATAACTTCCCGAACCCAAGAGGACAGGAATTGCTATTTTGCTTAAACCTTTTTCCCCAAAAATACTGCGGTTAACGGGATTAGTCGCAAAGACGGCCGTGACTCGTTCATCGCGAAAATTATAGACCTGTCTAGGCAATTCCAGGGCGCGACATTCCAGTAAAATGGCGATATTAATCCCGGAGTAAGGACGATTACAATCTTGGGCGAGATTATCAAAATCAATTTGTGCGCCAGCAACAGCTAGAGATGTATAACCTCCAAAGGAATGACCCGCTACTCCCACATTAGTGAGGTCCAGTTTACCTTGAAATTGACTAGGATTACGTCTGGCTAATTCATCGATGACAAAGCTAATATCTTTGGGTCGATTAATAAACTCATTGCCATCAAAAATATTGCGATAATACCCCCCTAACATTCCTTGCAGGTATTTGATATCACTGCCGGGGTGTTGCGGTGCCGCTACTAAAAATCCGTAGGAAGCTAGATGTTCAATTGCTTGGGCATAATCTTCCGGTCGCGAGGCTAATCCGTGGGAAAAAATAATTACAGGTGTTTTGCCTTCTCGGAAAGTTTGCGGGATATAAACATCCACATATAAACTGCGATTGCGACTGCTATCGGTTAGGTTCCAAACTTCTTTTTTTACCTGAAAGCTACCGCGCTGGCGCAGATCGGGTAAACTGGTATAATTAATCGGTGGTTTAACGGCAGCGGCTTCCTCGGCTGTCCAGAGGCGCATATCTTTAATAAATATTTCCGCCACATAAACCGCATAATCGATGGTTT
This portion of the Microcystis aeruginosa NIES-2549 genome encodes:
- a CDS encoding alpha/beta hydrolase → MIIPRLQNRFPRNNTTRRLRAFLLGLFAAGITTLPLKAAEEIEFVYTPLVFSVSVASLETFAKEGKIDDNLKRFLARATPEAREKFREALLTKIDIDPILLSRFFNSVMGADMLSRLGKGITIQGGINGKYALRGAIVSAAFDPGGLTLLNVLKKFPNNIQLQGEEILGLAKTIDYAVYVAEIFIKDMRLWTAEEAAAVKPPINYTSLPDLRQRGSFQVKKEVWNLTDSSRNRSLYVDVYIPQTFREGKTPVIIFSHGLASRPEDYAQAIEHLASYGFLVAAPQHPGSDIKYLQGMLGGYYRNIFDGNEFINRPKDISFVIDELARRNPSQFQGKLDLTNVGVAGHSFGGYTSLAVAGAQIDFDNLAQDCNRPYSGINIAILLECRALELPRQVYNFRDERVTAVFATNPVNRSIFGEKGLSKIAIPVLLGSGSYDPAANPIFEQAIPFTWLKTPDKYLAMVEGQAHVNFTELDAGMQKTLKSVVNITLPDQNLIGDYAGALFVAFFEVYIADNDKFRPFLLSSYAEYLSQGQKFKLDFITAASDQKLSQLIEKLRVHRQ